In Rahnella aquatilis CIP 78.65 = ATCC 33071, one DNA window encodes the following:
- the nagA gene encoding N-acetylglucosamine-6-phosphate deacetylase, giving the protein MYALMNCRVYTGHDVLDNHAVVIADGKIERVCPVSELPANVETRSLDGAILAPGFIDLQLNGCGGVQFNDSLEAISVETLEIMQKANEKSGCTSFLPTLITCSDDYMKHGISVMRTYLEKYPNQALGLHLEGPYLSPLKKGTHNPAFIRLPDSAMIDYLCANADVITQLTLAPEQVDAKYIRQLRDAGIVISAGHSNSTYAEARAGFAAGISFATHLYNAMPAITGRQPGLIGAIFDTPEVYTGVIADGLHVDWANIRNAKKLKGEKLVLVTDATAPAGANIDEFIFAGKTIYYRDGLCVDENGTLSGSALTMIEAAQNSVEHVGIALDETLRMATLYPARAIGVDDQLGSIEAGKVANLTAFTHDFKITKTIVNGDEV; this is encoded by the coding sequence ATGTACGCTTTAATGAACTGCCGGGTGTATACCGGTCATGACGTTCTGGATAACCACGCAGTAGTGATTGCCGATGGCAAAATCGAACGAGTCTGCCCGGTGAGTGAATTGCCGGCGAATGTGGAAACCCGCAGTCTGGATGGTGCCATTCTTGCCCCCGGATTTATCGATCTGCAACTTAATGGTTGTGGTGGCGTGCAGTTCAACGATTCACTGGAAGCGATTTCAGTAGAAACGTTAGAAATCATGCAGAAAGCCAATGAAAAATCCGGCTGTACCAGTTTCTTACCGACGCTTATCACCTGTAGCGATGACTACATGAAACACGGTATCAGCGTCATGCGCACCTATCTGGAAAAGTATCCGAACCAGGCACTGGGTCTGCACCTTGAAGGGCCATACCTCAGCCCGCTGAAAAAAGGCACGCACAATCCGGCATTCATCCGCCTGCCAGACAGCGCCATGATTGATTACCTGTGTGCAAATGCTGACGTAATTACCCAACTGACACTCGCACCTGAACAGGTTGATGCAAAATATATCCGCCAGTTGCGTGATGCAGGAATAGTGATTTCCGCAGGCCATTCAAATTCAACCTATGCTGAAGCCCGTGCCGGTTTTGCCGCAGGTATCAGCTTCGCCACGCACCTTTATAATGCAATGCCAGCCATTACAGGCCGTCAGCCTGGTCTTATTGGTGCAATCTTCGATACGCCAGAAGTCTATACCGGTGTGATTGCTGATGGTCTTCATGTCGACTGGGCGAATATTCGCAACGCGAAAAAGCTCAAAGGAGAGAAGCTGGTGCTGGTCACTGACGCAACGGCTCCGGCTGGCGCGAATATTGATGAGTTCATTTTTGCCGGTAAAACAATATACTACCGTGACGGACTCTGTGTGGACGAAAACGGAACACTGAGCGGCTCTGCGCTGACGATGATCGAAGCGGCACAAAATAGCGTCGAACATGTTGGCATCGCGCTGGACGAAACGCTGCGTATGGCAACGCTTTATCCGGCACGCGCAATTGGTGTTGACGACCAACTGGGCAGCATCGAAGCAGGTAAAGTCGCCAACCTCACCGCGTTCACTCATGATTTTAAAATCACAAAAACTATCGTTAATGGTGACGAAGTTTAA
- the nagC gene encoding DNA-binding transcriptional regulator NagC, with translation MTTGGQQAQIGNVDLVKQLNGAAVYRLIDQQGPISRIQIADMSQLAPASVTKITRQLLERGLIKEVDQQASTGGRRAISIITETRPFHTIAVRLGRHDATITLYDLSAKSLAEQHYALPERTQETLENALFEAIQQFIELNQRKIRELIAISVILPGLVDPNKGIVRYMPHISVGAWKLVDALEARFKVTSFVGHDIRSLALAEHYFGATRDCQDSILVRLHRGTGAGIIVNGQIFLGSNGNVGEIGHIQIDPLGERCHCGNFGCLETVAANAAIENRVRHLLTQGYASKLSLNDCSISAICKAANRHDPLATEVIEHVGRQLGKGVSIAINLFNPQKVVIAGEITEADKVLLPAIQNCINAQVLKDFRRNLPVVTSALNHQSAIGAFALVKRAMLNGVLLQRLMEN, from the coding sequence ATGACAACTGGCGGACAGCAGGCACAAATCGGCAACGTTGATCTGGTTAAGCAGTTAAACGGCGCGGCGGTTTACCGCCTGATTGACCAACAAGGTCCCATCTCGCGCATTCAGATTGCTGACATGAGTCAGTTAGCGCCCGCCAGTGTTACCAAAATTACCCGACAATTACTTGAGCGCGGGCTGATTAAAGAAGTTGATCAGCAGGCTTCCACCGGGGGGCGCCGCGCCATTTCTATCATCACCGAAACCCGCCCTTTCCATACCATCGCAGTACGTCTTGGTCGCCATGATGCGACGATTACGCTCTATGATCTCAGCGCCAAATCGCTGGCCGAACAACATTACGCCCTGCCCGAGCGTACTCAGGAAACCCTCGAGAACGCACTGTTCGAGGCTATCCAGCAATTCATCGAACTGAACCAGCGCAAAATCCGCGAACTGATTGCCATTTCCGTCATCCTTCCGGGGCTGGTCGATCCGAATAAAGGCATCGTGCGCTATATGCCGCATATCAGCGTGGGCGCGTGGAAATTAGTCGATGCGCTGGAAGCCCGGTTTAAAGTCACCAGTTTTGTCGGCCACGATATCCGCAGTCTGGCGCTTGCCGAGCACTACTTCGGTGCAACCCGCGACTGTCAGGACTCCATTTTGGTTCGTTTACACCGCGGTACGGGTGCTGGCATCATCGTTAACGGCCAGATTTTTCTCGGCAGTAACGGCAACGTCGGTGAAATCGGTCACATTCAGATCGACCCGCTGGGCGAACGCTGCCATTGCGGTAATTTCGGCTGTCTGGAAACCGTTGCGGCTAACGCTGCCATCGAAAATCGGGTGCGCCATTTACTGACGCAAGGCTACGCCAGCAAGCTGAGTCTGAATGACTGCTCAATTTCGGCAATCTGCAAAGCGGCAAACCGCCACGATCCGCTGGCAACCGAAGTGATCGAGCACGTTGGCCGCCAGTTGGGTAAAGGTGTCTCCATCGCGATAAACCTGTTTAATCCGCAAAAAGTCGTGATAGCCGGTGAAATTACTGAGGCCGATAAGGTTCTGCTTCCGGCCATTCAGAACTGTATTAATGCGCAAGTTCTGAAAGATTTCCGCCGTAATTTACCGGTGGTGACGTCAGCCCTGAATCATCAGTCAGCGATTGGTGCGTTTGCCCTGGTAAAACGGGCGATGCTGAATGGCGTTCTGTTACAGCGTCTGATGGAAAATTAA
- a CDS encoding HAD-IIA family hydrolase, whose translation MTIKNVICDIDGVLLHDNTAVPGADRFLARIQEQGMPLVILTNYPSQTAQDLANRFSAAGLDVPESAFFTSAMATADFLKRQEGKKAYVVGEGALIHELYKAGFTITDINPDFVIVGETRSYNWDMIHKAAYFVANGARFIATNPDNHGHGFVPACGALCAPIEKITGRQPFYVGKPSPWIIRSALNKMQAHSEDTVIVGDNLRTDILAGFQAGLETVLVLTGVSTLNDIEGMPFRPTWIYPSVADIDVI comes from the coding sequence ATGACGATAAAGAACGTAATTTGTGACATTGACGGCGTGCTGTTGCACGACAATACCGCAGTACCTGGTGCCGATCGTTTTCTGGCGCGGATTCAGGAACAGGGAATGCCTCTGGTTATTCTCACTAACTACCCTTCCCAGACAGCACAGGATCTGGCAAACCGCTTCAGCGCTGCCGGTCTTGACGTGCCTGAAAGTGCATTTTTCACCTCTGCGATGGCCACAGCCGATTTCCTCAAACGTCAGGAAGGCAAAAAAGCCTATGTTGTTGGCGAAGGCGCGCTGATTCATGAGTTATATAAAGCCGGTTTCACCATCACCGATATCAATCCTGATTTCGTGATTGTCGGCGAGACCCGTTCTTATAACTGGGACATGATCCATAAAGCCGCCTATTTCGTGGCAAACGGCGCGCGCTTTATTGCAACGAATCCTGATAATCACGGGCACGGTTTTGTTCCAGCCTGTGGCGCGTTATGCGCACCTATCGAAAAAATTACCGGCCGCCAGCCGTTTTATGTCGGTAAACCGAGTCCGTGGATTATCCGTTCGGCGCTGAATAAAATGCAGGCGCATTCCGAAGATACCGTCATTGTGGGTGATAATCTGCGTACTGATATTCTGGCTGGTTTCCAGGCGGGTCTGGAAACCGTTCTGGTGCTGACCGGCGTTTCCACGCTCAATGATATTGAAGGCATGCCTTTCCGCCCGACCTGGATTTATCCGTCAGTGGCCGATATCGACGTGATTTAG
- the asnB gene encoding asparagine synthase B, with protein sequence MCSIFGVLDIKTDSVELRKKALELSRLMRHRGPDWSGVFASDKAILSHERLSIVDVNNGAQPLYNAAHTHVLAVNGEIYNHQALRAELGDKYEFQTASDCEVILALYQEKGPAFLDELQGMFAFILYDTEKDAYLIGRDHLGIIPLYMGYDEHGNMYVASEMKALVPVCRTIKEFPAGSYLWSQDGEIREYYQRDWFDFENVKDNVTDAAALKDALEEAVKSHLMSDVPYGVLLSGGLDSSVISAITKKFAGRRIEDKDQSEAWWPQLHSFAVGLQGSPDLRAAQEVANHLGTVHHEIHFTVQEGLDAIRDVIYHIETYDVTTIRASTPMYLMSRKIKAMGIKMVLSGEGADEVLGGYLYFHKAPNAKEFHEETVRKLLALHMYDCARANKAMSAWGVEARVPFLDKKFLDVAMRINPKDKMCGNGKMEKHILRECFESYLPHSVAWRQKEQFSDGVGYSWIDTLKEVASQQITDQQLETAHFRFPYNTPTSKEGYLYRTIFEELFPVPSAAECVPGGPSVACSSAKAIEWDEAFKNMDDPSGRAVGVHQSAYK encoded by the coding sequence ATGTGTTCAATTTTCGGTGTGCTCGATATCAAAACTGACTCCGTCGAGCTGCGCAAAAAAGCGCTGGAACTGTCGCGCCTGATGCGTCACCGCGGACCCGACTGGTCCGGTGTGTTTGCCAGCGATAAAGCAATTCTGTCACATGAGCGTCTGTCCATTGTCGACGTGAACAACGGCGCTCAACCTTTATATAACGCGGCACACACGCATGTTCTGGCTGTTAACGGCGAAATATACAACCATCAGGCTTTGCGCGCTGAGCTGGGCGACAAGTATGAATTCCAGACCGCGTCTGACTGTGAAGTGATTCTGGCGCTGTATCAGGAAAAAGGCCCAGCCTTCCTCGATGAACTGCAAGGCATGTTCGCATTCATCCTTTATGACACAGAAAAAGACGCTTACCTGATTGGCCGTGACCATTTAGGCATCATCCCGCTGTATATGGGTTATGACGAACACGGCAACATGTATGTGGCTTCAGAAATGAAGGCGCTGGTGCCCGTTTGCCGCACCATCAAAGAATTCCCGGCAGGCAGCTATTTATGGAGCCAGGACGGTGAAATTCGCGAATATTATCAGCGCGACTGGTTTGACTTCGAAAATGTCAAAGACAACGTAACCGACGCTGCGGCGTTGAAAGATGCGCTGGAAGAAGCGGTGAAAAGTCACCTGATGTCTGACGTACCTTACGGCGTGCTGCTGTCAGGTGGTCTGGATTCCTCCGTGATTTCTGCCATCACCAAGAAATTTGCCGGTCGCCGTATCGAAGATAAAGACCAGAGCGAAGCCTGGTGGCCGCAACTGCACTCCTTTGCCGTCGGTCTGCAAGGTTCCCCGGACCTGCGCGCTGCTCAGGAAGTCGCCAACCATTTGGGCACCGTGCATCACGAAATTCATTTCACCGTGCAGGAAGGTCTGGATGCGATCCGCGACGTGATTTATCACATCGAAACTTATGACGTCACGACTATCCGGGCCTCAACGCCAATGTATCTGATGTCGCGTAAAATCAAAGCGATGGGCATCAAGATGGTGTTGTCCGGCGAAGGTGCTGACGAAGTGCTGGGCGGCTATCTGTATTTCCATAAGGCGCCGAACGCCAAAGAATTCCACGAAGAAACCGTGCGTAAATTGCTGGCCCTGCACATGTATGACTGTGCGCGTGCTAACAAAGCCATGTCAGCCTGGGGTGTTGAAGCCCGCGTACCGTTCCTGGACAAAAAATTCCTCGACGTCGCAATGCGTATCAACCCGAAAGACAAGATGTGCGGCAACGGTAAGATGGAGAAACATATCCTGCGTGAATGTTTCGAGTCTTATTTACCCCACAGCGTTGCATGGCGTCAGAAAGAACAGTTCTCTGATGGTGTAGGTTACAGCTGGATCGATACTTTAAAAGAAGTGGCCTCACAGCAGATCACCGATCAACAGCTTGAAACTGCACATTTCCGTTTCCCGTACAACACGCCGACATCGAAAGAAGGTTATCTGTACCGCACGATTTTTGAAGAATTGTTCCCGGTGCCAAGTGCGGCTGAATGTGTACCTGGCGGGCCGTCAGTGGCCTGTTCTTCTGCGAAAGCGATTGAGTGGGACGAAGCGTTCAAAAACATGGACGATCCTTCCGGCCGTGCTGTTGGCGTGCATCAGTCCGCCTACAAATAA
- the ubiF gene encoding 3-demethoxyubiquinol 3-hydroxylase, translating to MNNSEKTFDAVIVGGGMVGAAAALGLAQQGLQVALIENDEPVGFDPSAPADLRISAIGCASVRFLQKLGAWDAVEEMRSVPYRRLETWEVSGSEVKFDAQSLGLPELGFMVENRVLQLALWQQFDARTNLTRFCPAKLRHLLQHDDKTWSLQLTTGELLRTKLVVAADGANSLVRQLAGIGVDGWEYRQHCMLINVETAMADQDVTWQQFFPSGPRAFLPLFGNQASLVWYDSPQRIRHLKTLNMQQLTTQVMQAFPARLGTVKAISAGAFPLVRRHAQRYVLPGLALVGDAAHTINPLAGQGVNLGYRDVEALLSVLEKARDHDEAWSSEKVLRRYQRQRRLDNLLMQSGMDLFYTAFSNDLAPVKALRNLALMTAQRAGALKIKALKYALGI from the coding sequence ATGAATAATTCTGAGAAGACATTTGATGCAGTCATTGTCGGTGGCGGCATGGTGGGGGCCGCTGCCGCGCTGGGGCTGGCACAGCAGGGATTGCAGGTCGCACTGATAGAAAATGACGAGCCTGTCGGGTTTGACCCGTCAGCGCCTGCTGATTTGCGTATCTCCGCGATTGGTTGCGCGTCAGTGCGCTTTTTACAGAAACTGGGGGCGTGGGATGCGGTTGAGGAAATGCGCTCAGTCCCTTACCGTCGTCTGGAAACCTGGGAAGTGAGCGGTTCTGAAGTGAAATTCGATGCGCAGTCCCTCGGGTTGCCGGAACTGGGCTTCATGGTCGAAAACCGGGTACTTCAGCTGGCGCTGTGGCAACAGTTCGATGCCCGCACCAATCTGACCCGCTTTTGCCCGGCAAAATTGCGTCACCTTTTGCAGCACGACGATAAAACCTGGTCTCTGCAACTGACCACCGGAGAGTTATTGCGCACGAAACTTGTGGTTGCCGCCGATGGCGCGAATTCGCTGGTGCGGCAGTTAGCAGGGATTGGTGTGGATGGCTGGGAATACCGTCAGCACTGCATGCTGATTAATGTAGAAACCGCAATGGCGGATCAGGACGTAACGTGGCAGCAATTTTTCCCTTCGGGCCCGCGGGCGTTTCTGCCATTGTTTGGCAATCAGGCCTCGCTGGTCTGGTATGACAGCCCGCAGCGCATTCGTCACCTGAAAACGCTGAATATGCAGCAACTCACGACGCAAGTGATGCAGGCTTTCCCGGCACGGCTGGGTACAGTGAAAGCGATATCCGCAGGTGCATTCCCGCTGGTTCGCCGCCACGCGCAGCGTTATGTCTTACCGGGGCTGGCGCTGGTGGGGGACGCTGCACATACCATCAATCCTCTGGCAGGGCAGGGTGTGAATCTGGGGTACCGTGACGTGGAGGCGTTGTTATCGGTGCTGGAGAAGGCGCGTGACCATGATGAAGCGTGGAGCAGCGAAAAGGTGTTGCGGCGTTATCAGCGCCAGCGTCGTCTGGATAATCTGCTGATGCAAAGCGGGATGGATTTGTTCTATACCGCCTTCAGTAATGATCTGGCACCGGTGAAAGCGTTGCGTAATCTGGCGCTGATGACCGCACAGCGTGCGGGTGCACTGAAAATCAAAGCGTTGAAATATGCTTTAGGGATTTGA
- the miaB gene encoding tRNA (N6-isopentenyl adenosine(37)-C2)-methylthiotransferase MiaB, whose translation MTKKLHIKTWGCQMNEYDSSKMADLLDSTHGYQLTDNAEEADILLLNTCSIREKAQEKVFSLLGHWKLLKKKNPNIIIGVGGCVASQEGEMLRKRAPCVDIVFGPQTLHRLPEMVNHVRGTKSPVVDISFPEIEKFDRLPEPRADGPTAFVSIMEGCNKYCSFCVVPYTRGEEVSRPCDDVLFEVAQLAAQGVREVNLLGQNVNAYRGEAFDGGVCTFAELLRLVAAIDGIDRIRFTTSHPVEFTDDIIEVYKDTPEVVSFLHLPIQSGSDRILTMMKRPHTVLEYKSTIRKLRAARPDIHFSSDFIIGFPGETNEDFERTMDLIAQVNYDVSFSFIYSPRPGTPAADMVDDVSMEEKKQRLALLQDRITQQVMRFSRATLGTVQRILVEGTSRKDIMELTGRTECNRVVNFEGTPDMIGKFVDVEIVDVYANSLRGVVVRTEEQMALRLHESPQSVIERTRKENELGVGMYQP comes from the coding sequence ATGACTAAAAAACTGCACATAAAAACCTGGGGCTGCCAGATGAATGAATATGATTCATCCAAAATGGCTGACCTTCTCGACAGCACCCATGGTTACCAGCTGACGGATAACGCTGAAGAAGCAGATATTCTGCTGCTGAACACCTGCTCGATAAGGGAAAAAGCGCAGGAGAAAGTGTTCAGCCTGCTCGGACACTGGAAATTACTGAAAAAGAAAAACCCGAATATTATCATTGGGGTGGGTGGCTGCGTTGCCTCACAGGAAGGCGAAATGCTGCGTAAACGTGCGCCTTGTGTCGACATCGTCTTCGGTCCGCAAACCTTGCATCGTTTGCCGGAAATGGTGAACCACGTACGCGGCACCAAAAGCCCGGTCGTGGATATCAGCTTCCCTGAAATCGAAAAATTTGATCGCCTGCCGGAACCCCGCGCAGACGGCCCGACAGCCTTCGTTTCCATCATGGAAGGCTGCAACAAATATTGTAGCTTCTGCGTCGTACCTTATACGCGCGGTGAAGAAGTCAGCCGCCCGTGCGATGACGTATTGTTCGAAGTCGCACAACTGGCCGCGCAAGGCGTGCGTGAGGTGAATCTGCTGGGTCAGAACGTTAATGCCTATCGCGGCGAAGCCTTTGATGGCGGCGTGTGCACCTTCGCTGAACTGTTGCGCCTGGTGGCAGCGATTGATGGTATTGACCGTATTCGTTTCACGACCAGTCATCCGGTCGAATTTACCGATGACATTATAGAAGTCTATAAAGATACGCCTGAAGTGGTGAGCTTTCTGCATCTGCCGATCCAAAGTGGCTCCGATCGCATTCTGACGATGATGAAGCGTCCTCACACCGTGCTGGAATATAAATCGACTATCCGCAAGTTACGCGCTGCGCGTCCTGATATTCATTTCAGTTCAGATTTTATCATCGGTTTTCCTGGCGAAACGAACGAAGATTTTGAACGTACGATGGATCTGATCGCGCAAGTGAATTACGACGTCAGCTTCAGCTTCATCTATTCTCCGCGTCCGGGTACACCGGCGGCAGATATGGTTGATGATGTGAGCATGGAGGAGAAGAAACAGCGTCTGGCGCTGCTGCAGGACAGAATTACGCAGCAGGTCATGCGTTTCAGCCGGGCCACCCTGGGTACCGTTCAGCGCATTCTGGTGGAAGGCACATCCCGCAAGGACATTATGGAACTGACCGGCCGTACCGAATGTAACCGCGTGGTCAACTTCGAAGGCACGCCGGATATGATTGGCAAGTTCGTGGATGTCGAAATTGTCGATGTGTATGCCAATTCACTGCGCGGTGTGGTTGTCCGCACGGAAGAACAGATGGCGCTTCGCCTGCATGAGTCTCCGCAATCAGTTATCGAACGCACCCGTAAAGAAAATGAATTGGGCGTTGGAATGTATCAACCCTGA
- a CDS encoding PhoH family protein: MNVVTQEILLEPEDNQRLLSLCGPFDDNIKQLERRLGVEINRRDNAFKLVGKSLPVAAAADILRDLYVDTAPLRGEIQDIDPEKIHLAIKESRVLEQTAESVPEFGKAVIIKTKRGMVKPRTPNQAQYIANILDHDITFGIGPAGTGKTYLAVAAAVDALERQEVRRILLTRPAVEAGEKLGFLPGDLSQKVDPYLRPLYDALFEMLGFEKVEKLIERNVIEVAPLAYMRGRTLNDAFIILDESQNTSIEQMKMFLTRIGFNSKAVITGDVTQIDLPRHQKSGLRHAIEVLSAVEELSFNFFHSEDVVRHPVVARIVVAYEAWEEEDQKRRDAIAAERKHEHQHNATQQAGQ, encoded by the coding sequence TTGAACGTTGTAACACAAGAGATTTTACTCGAGCCCGAAGACAACCAGCGTTTGCTGAGCCTGTGCGGGCCGTTTGATGACAATATCAAGCAACTGGAGCGCCGGTTGGGCGTTGAAATCAACCGTCGTGATAACGCGTTTAAATTGGTCGGGAAGAGCCTGCCTGTTGCCGCAGCCGCCGACATCCTGCGTGACTTATACGTAGACACTGCGCCGCTGCGCGGTGAGATCCAGGATATCGATCCTGAAAAAATTCACCTGGCGATCAAAGAAAGCCGGGTGCTGGAGCAAACGGCAGAAAGTGTGCCCGAGTTCGGCAAAGCCGTGATCATCAAAACCAAGCGTGGCATGGTGAAGCCGCGTACGCCCAATCAGGCGCAGTATATCGCCAATATCCTTGACCACGACATCACCTTCGGGATTGGTCCTGCGGGAACCGGTAAAACATATCTGGCCGTGGCGGCTGCGGTGGATGCGCTGGAGCGTCAGGAAGTACGTCGTATCCTGCTGACCCGTCCTGCCGTTGAAGCCGGTGAAAAACTGGGCTTCCTGCCGGGCGATCTCAGCCAAAAAGTCGATCCTTATCTGCGCCCGCTGTACGACGCATTATTTGAAATGCTCGGCTTTGAGAAAGTTGAAAAACTGATTGAGCGCAACGTCATTGAAGTCGCCCCGCTGGCTTATATGCGTGGCCGTACATTGAACGACGCCTTTATTATCCTCGATGAAAGCCAGAATACTTCTATTGAACAGATGAAGATGTTCCTGACCCGTATTGGTTTTAACTCCAAAGCGGTGATCACCGGCGACGTCACCCAAATCGACTTGCCGCGTCATCAGAAGTCAGGGCTTCGTCATGCGATTGAAGTGCTGTCGGCAGTCGAAGAACTCAGTTTTAACTTCTTCCACAGTGAAGACGTGGTACGTCATCCGGTGGTTGCGCGCATTGTGGTCGCGTACGAAGCCTGGGAAGAAGAAGATCAAAAACGCCGCGATGCCATTGCCGCAGAACGTAAACATGAACATCAGCACAATGCAACACAACAGGCCGGTCAATGA
- the ybeY gene encoding rRNA maturation RNase YbeY has translation MNTVILDLQIACEDAAGLPSENDFQTWLEAVLPQFQEESEVTIRLVDIPESHELNMTYRGMDKPTNVLSFPFEAPPGMEMPLLGDLIICRQVVEKEAKEQDKELLAHWAHMVIHGSLHLLGYDHIVDEEAEEMESIETEIMQGLGYPDPYISEKEDN, from the coding sequence ATGAATACGGTAATTCTCGATTTACAAATTGCCTGCGAAGATGCGGCGGGTTTGCCGTCAGAAAATGACTTCCAGACCTGGCTTGAGGCGGTTCTTCCGCAATTTCAGGAAGAATCGGAAGTGACAATTCGTCTGGTTGATATCCCTGAAAGTCATGAACTTAATATGACTTATCGTGGGATGGATAAACCGACCAACGTGTTATCCTTTCCATTCGAAGCACCGCCGGGTATGGAGATGCCGCTTCTTGGCGACCTGATTATTTGTCGTCAGGTTGTTGAGAAAGAAGCAAAAGAGCAGGACAAAGAACTTCTGGCCCATTGGGCGCATATGGTCATTCACGGCAGTTTGCATTTGCTGGGTTATGACCATATCGTTGACGAAGAAGCCGAAGAGATGGAATCGATTGAAACTGAAATCATGCAGGGTCTGGGGTATCCCGATCCGTATATTTCAGAGAAAGAAGATAACTAA
- the corC gene encoding CNNM family magnesium/cobalt transport protein CorC (CorC(YbeX) belongs to the Cyclin M Mg2+ Exporter (CNNM) family, and was characterized as belonging to a set of three proteins, at least one of which must be present for CorA to function.), with product MSDDHSQNSDSPSPKKGFFSLILSQLFHGEPKNRGDLVELIRDSEQNDLIDPDTRDMLEGVMDIAEQRVRDIMIPRSQMITLKRNQPLEECLDVIIESAHSRFPVISEDKDHIEGILMAKDLLPFMRTESEPFSIDKVLRTAVVVPESKRVDRMLKEFRSQRYHMAIVVDEFGGVSGLVTIEDILELIVGEIDDEYDEAEDLDIRQLSRHTYTVRALAPIEDFNEVFQTHYSDDEVDTIGGLVMQSFGHLPARGESIEIDGYLFKVAMADSRRIIQVHVKIPDDAPQPILEE from the coding sequence ATGAGCGATGACCATTCACAAAATAGTGACAGCCCCAGTCCCAAGAAGGGCTTCTTTTCCCTTATCCTTAGCCAGCTGTTTCACGGTGAACCCAAAAACCGTGGCGATCTGGTTGAGCTGATCCGTGATTCAGAACAAAACGATCTGATCGACCCCGATACCCGTGACATGCTGGAAGGCGTGATGGATATCGCCGAGCAGCGCGTCCGGGATATCATGATCCCGCGTTCACAAATGATCACGCTAAAACGTAATCAACCGCTGGAAGAGTGCCTCGATGTCATTATCGAATCTGCACACTCACGCTTCCCGGTGATCAGCGAAGATAAGGATCACATTGAAGGCATCCTGATGGCCAAAGACCTGCTGCCGTTTATGCGCACAGAGTCCGAGCCATTCAGCATCGATAAAGTGCTGCGAACCGCGGTCGTTGTTCCTGAAAGCAAACGCGTTGACCGCATGCTGAAAGAATTCCGCTCCCAGCGTTACCATATGGCGATTGTCGTGGATGAATTCGGCGGCGTTTCCGGTCTGGTAACCATCGAAGATATTCTCGAACTGATCGTCGGCGAAATCGATGATGAGTACGACGAAGCAGAAGATCTGGATATCCGCCAGCTCAGCCGCCATACCTATACCGTCCGTGCACTGGCGCCGATTGAAGATTTTAATGAAGTGTTCCAGACCCATTACAGTGACGATGAAGTCGATACGATTGGTGGTCTGGTGATGCAGTCATTCGGCCATTTACCGGCGCGTGGTGAAAGCATTGAAATTGACGGTTACCTGTTCAAGGTTGCGATGGCCGACAGCCGTCGTATCATTCAGGTTCATGTAAAAATACCGGACGACGCGCCGCAACCGATACTGGAAGAATAA